One genomic window of Lepeophtheirus salmonis chromosome 5, UVic_Lsal_1.4, whole genome shotgun sequence includes the following:
- the form3 gene encoding uncharacterized protein form3 isoform X1, protein MDSRIGLDYIVENKEYATKLGAALDTRDINVKRQVFELLSALCVYSGDGYTRALEALEHYKTFKHLRYRFQLVVCELRNAKGDEYKTVLMAFINCLVISTPQIKDRNRVRNEFIGLKLSEVLQSLRNDKKLDPDLKVQLDVYEEQKASDEVYVTGPNDVDLNSPLDVFYAIFNQVLDTPQEIPFLNILQHLLRIDPNEPVSDVIWDTAERLIHRSTLLENKEESEKLLKAPSQHKSLHRLKSIDGGLRKQSVDSEATLGPPPPPAPPPPPSLGGGAPPPPPPPPGSGGPPPPPPPPPPLPGGRGPPPPPPPPGGGGPPPPPPPPGGKIGGPPPPPPPGGAGPIPPPPGPPANIRLPQLETPKPKQKMKTFNWNKLPVAKIWGKNNIWSLVAQKNDKPSNKKSKIDFNDMEALFCQQVPLTPQNSTGGSSGGVGSSSGNANMDGSSINKKQTKKEEVDLLDAKRSLIINIFLRQFRSSNEDIIHMILDGDYDEFGAEKMKSLMKILPEMDEIEMLKSWDGDRNKLNTAEKFILQLADVPNYRLRIESMLLRAEFEANIAYLEPSIEAMISSCENVTTNQKLQDLLYMVLQAGNFLNSGGYAGNAAGMKLSSLQKLSDIRSNKPGLTLLHYVASQAESSHPELLYLPNELSILEEASKSSIEEINADINKLHNQIKKIQNQMKSPNTKDDIKEQMKEFLPFASKELEYFQEQLNMLVGYQREVADFFCEDSNVFRINECFKLLSAFFNQFKKAVNENSKRREKDELSELKRKEAEEKKRSLPPLSSSSSPQGQYNLRSNNNNNINNSNTTDDNEEQVMKYISDDIKAGFVQRRLPNGGFKPQYSPMIMRRFNKSMSNPAADSTPASGEATPTGEGSLSAVGSSPRLNRRHRGGSFSGPSNENLNGDPSLGSPSLRRRRSRIPSEEDDKLINYLVSGGHDGSRERNTGIDSNQTYGSLDRNLLRRSRGKKRPELLNHDSDRERSLPLPSTFSTIPAAPATGSTNTSIINPSPSKNSNSLSDSSALNKKSSDIRGRIESWLKDSNEDDNKANQYLDKKKKLIEKSNENLRSSLGVLHEDKPLTSLVAKTDVIGAIEAVEDANAKEIANRKKTPPSSYDKKKAMIRELGRKNSDERVSLYVRRPSLLEQAGKVQNESGSESPKESRTKQFIDSMTRRSMEVPTDFLKTIEEERTKSPDSNNNKNNNKSDSKPKKFPFYRTTTPNSLREHLKETLTKNLDESDIAETIESFKNDEILDTFNIDSENIETPPIQRRAFRRSSFRDKLEQEQSGDDTSAPAAETMSLHDANDFANRRQNRKFKTLGSEGARPLGDRELILRRKKASTNDISSPQDIDDDDLGSGLFDRFSNARRTLTRGSIRRREEDEGDTKSLNDMSPDKSKSSKADWRSRLASKFKKSNVPGEQYDVVGNKSGMNEPPSKSSSSYRQTSNELQSVPRTDPLRRKTLAVESESRKRLTSRVTTRSKSSSRALDESKLNGGSKSVRDPSYGDYNSKLVDGKYVTSVPIINVESTDEKNGINGADNIRPGRGLKSLKKPVERKNSLIERLSRSNSTNPTVKRDESASRSGSMNRRPASTANVFDRLNGKSPSSSLRGSRRSLAAPTGESKKTTGSALTKIKDLTKTLRKSSREEVIAPRDSRNLFHENSLSRRPMTNLNKLDSPRSSRGSINSSTRSLSKAEHLKSSSTSHLRSSSPKLLRKSIANLEGNRSASSASSAMRGSQSNLRDNHNSYLSKRANSSKENLSRSSSSASNSINGSVSRNGSLRTAPSNPNLVNNSNNNTLTLTSTNNNNNNSSSSSSSSSNVLKVANSPSKSRRSTPSSNLSFMKPTAASSKKLSAINLASDSPTGTRKIIGGGSNRVLPGTPTASRPSRR, encoded by the exons ATGGATTCTCGAATTGGATTGGACTACATCGTTGAGAACAAGGAATATGCCACTAAGCTCGGCGCTG CTTTGGACACTCGGGACATCAATGTGAAGCGTCAAGTGTTCGAGTTGCTTTCTGCTCTCTGTGTCTACAGCGGAGATGGATACACTCGAGCTCTTGAGGCATTGGAGCATTATAAAACCTTTAAGCACCTAAGGTATCGCTTCCAACTTGTTGTATGCGAGCTTCGTAATGCCAAAGGGGATGAGTATAAAACCGTGCTCATGGCTTTTATCAATTGCCTCGTTATATCGACTCCACAAATCAAA GATCGGAATCGTGTGCGTAATGAATTTATCGGTTTAAAGTTGAGTGAAGTTCTTCAGAGTCTtcgaaatgataaaaaattggaCCCTGATTTAAAGGTTCAATTGGACGTTTACGAAGAGCAGAAGGCTAGTGATGAAGTCTATGTTACTGGACCTAATGATGTGGACCTCAACTCGCCTCTTGACGTATTCTATGCCATTTTTAATCAAGTCCTTGACACACCTCAAGaaattccttttctaaatatactaCAACATCTCCTTCGAATAGATCCTAATGAACCTGTGAGTGATGTCATTTGGGACACAGCTGAGAGACTTATTCATCGCTCTACTCTCCTAGAGAATAAGGAAGAATCGGAGAAGCTACTTAAAGCTCCTAGTCAACATAAAAGTCTCCATAGACTCAAATCTATAGATGGAGGACTCAGGAAACAATCTGTTGATTCAGAGGCTACTCTTGGACCTCCACCTCCTCCTGCACCACCTCCACCTCCATCACTCGGAGGAGGAGCTCCACCACCTCCGCCGCCTCCTCCAGGATCTGGTGGGCCACCACCAccacctcctcctcctccaCCTCTTCCTGGAGGCAGAGGGCCTCCTCCACCCCCTCCCCCTCCAGGCGGTGGTGGTCCCCCTCCTCCACCACCACCTCCTGGTGGGAAAATTGGTGGGCCACCACCTCCGCCACCACCTGGAGGGGCAGGCCCAATTCCTCCTCCTCCTGGTCCTCCAGCAAACATTCGCCTTCCTCAACTAGAAACTCctaaaccaaaacaaaaaatgaaaacctTCAATTGGAATAAGCTTCCAGTTGCTAAAATCTGGgggaaaaacaatatttggtcCCTTGTGGCTCAAAAAAATGACAAGCCTTCAAACAAGaaatccaaaattgattttaacgACATGGAAGCCCTCTTTTGTCAACAAGTTCCTTTAACACCTCAAAATTCTACAGGTGGTAGCTCTGGGGGAGTGGGTTCCTCTTCTGGGAATGCTAACATGGATGGGAGCtccatcaataaaaaacaaactaaaaaagagGAAGTAGATCTATTAGATGCAAAAAGAAGTCTTATCATCAACATATTCCTACGACAATTTAGAAG TTCCAATGAAGATATTATTCATATGATCCTAGATGGAGACTATGATGAATTTGGAGCTGAGAAGATGAAGAGTCTTATGAAAATCCTCCCTGAAATGGACGAAATAGAAATGCTCAAATCCTGGGATGGAGATCGTAATAAGCTCAATACAGCtgagaaatttattttacaacttgCTGATGTTCCTAA ttATAGATTGAGGATTGAAAGCATGTTGCTTAGAGCAGAGTTTGAGgcaaatattgcatatttagaACCTTCAATTGAGGCCATGATTTCATCTTGTGAGAATGTAACCACAAATCAGAAGCTTCAAGATCTACTCTACATGGTCCTTCAGGCTGGTAATTTCCTTAATTCTGGCGGTTATGCTGGAAATGCTGCAGGCATGAAGCTCTCATCTCTTCAAAAGCTCTCTGACATTCGTTCGAATAAACCAGGGCTTACACTCCTCCATTATGTTGCCTCTCAAGCTGAAAGCTCTCATCCTGAGCTCCTATATTTACCTAATGAACTGAGTATTTTAGAAGAGGCATCCAA GTCATCCATAGAAGAGATTAATGCGGACATCAATAAACTTcacaatcaaattaaaaaaatccaaaatcaaatGAAATCTCCAAACACAAAGGACGACATAAAGGAGCAAATGAAGGAATTTCTTCCC TTTGCATCCAAGGAGCTTGAGTATTTTCAAGAGCAACTCAATATGTTGGTGGGCTATCAAAGGGAAGTAGCAGACTTTTTTTGCGAAGACTCCAATGTATTTAGAATAAATGAGTGTTTCAAGCTTCTTTCCgcttttttcaatcaattcaaaaaagcCGTAAATGAAAATTCGAAACGAAGGGAGAAAGACGAATTAAGTGAGCTGAAAAGAAAAGAGGCCGAGGAGAAGAAACGATCCCTTCCACCTCTGTCATCATCATCATCTCCTCAAGgtcaatataatttaa gatcaaataataataataatattaacaactcAAATACTACAGATGACAATGAAGAACAAGTTATGAAGTATATATCTGATGATATTAAAGCCGGTTTTGTCCAAAGACGATTGCCCAATGGAGGATTTAAG CCTCAATATTCACCCATGATCATGCGACGATTTAACAAGTCCATGTCTAATCCAGCAGCAGATTCAACCCCTGCTTCTGGAGAAGCCACTCCTACTGGAGAAGGATCTCTCTCTGCAGTTGGTTCATCCCCTAGACTTAATCGAAGACATCGTGGTGGCTCTTTTTCAGGTCCATCTAATGAAAATCTGAATGGAGATCCGTCTCTTGGTTCTCCTAGCTTGAGGAGAAGACGCTCACGAATTCCCTCCGAAGAAGATGACAAACTTATTAATTACCTTGTAAGTGGAGGACATGATGGTTCTCGGGAAAGAAATACAGGGATAGACTCTAATCAAACCTATGGTTCATTGGATCGTAATCTATTAAGACGTTCAAGGGGGAAGAAAAGACCAGAACTATTGAATCATGACTCTGATAGAGAAAG atCACTACCCTTACCTTCCACATTTTCTACAATCCCAGCAGCCCCAGCTACTGGTAGCACTAACACATCTATTATCAATCCTTCACCATCAAAAAATAGCAATTCTTTATCTGATTCATCAGcattaaataaaaagtcttCAGATATAAGAGGAAGAATAGAGTCATGGCTCAAAGACTCCAATGAAGATGATAATAAAGCCAATCAATATCtcgataaaaagaaaaagttgatagAAAAGTCAAACGAAAATCTTCGAAGTTCTCTTGGAGTTCTACATGAGGATAAACCTTTAACAAGTTTAGTAGCAAAAACAGATGTTATAGGTGCCATAGAGGCTGTGGAAGATGCCAATGCTAAGGAAATAGCGAACCGTAAAAAGACGCCTCCTTCATCCTATGATAAGAAGAAAGCCATGATCAG gGAACTTGGAAGAAAGAATTCAGATGAAAGAGTATCCTTGTATGTTCGTCGTCCAAGCTTGTTGGAACAGGCTGGAAAAGTTCAAAATGAGAGTGGATCTGAAAGTCCCAAGGAGAGTCGAACTAAACAGTTTATTGACTCAATGACTAGACGATCCATGGAAGTTCCTACTGATTTTCTTAAAACCATCGAAGAAGAAAGAACAAAATCACCAGACagtaataacaacaaaaataacaacaaatcagactcaaaacccaaaaaatttccattctacag AACTACAACACCTAATAGTCTAAGAGAACACTTGAAGGAAACCCTCACTAAAAATCTTGATGAAAGTGATATTGCCGAGACAATTGAAAGCTTCAAAAATGACGAAATCCTAGATACATTTAATATCGACTCTGAGAATATTGAAACACCCCCTATACAGCGAAGAGCTTTCCGCAGGAGTTCATTTAGAGACAAGTTGGAGCAAGAGCAATCAGGAGATGATACTTCTGCTCCAGCTGCAGAAACAATGTCTCTTCATGATGCGAATGACTTTGCTAATAGAagacaaaatagaaaatttaagacCCTTGGAAGCGAGGGAGCCAGACCCTTGGGTGATAGAGAACTTATTCTTAGAAGGAAAAAGGCATCAACAAACGACATTTCTTCTCCTCAAGACATAGATGATGACGATTTAGGATCAGGATTATTTGATAGATTCTCTAATGCCAGAAGAACGCTCACTCGAGGATCCATTCG acgtCGAGAAGAGGACGAGGGGGATACCAAGAGTCTTAATGACATGTCTCCGGATAAGAGTAAATCCTCTAAAGCTGATTGGCGATCTAGGCTTgcatcaaaattcaaaaaatcaaatgtgcCTGGAGAACAATACGATGTAGTTGGAAATAAATCTGGGATGAATGAACCTCCTTCTAAGTCTTCCTCCTCTTATAGACAAACATCAAATGAACTCCAATCAGTCCCCAGAACTGATCCTCTCAGACGTAAAACACTAGCTGTAGAGTCCGAGTCCCGCAAAAGATTGACTTCACGTGTCACCACTAGATCTAAGAGTAGTTCAAGAGCCTTAGATGAGTCCAAATTAAACGGGGGATCCAAATCTGTTAGAGATCCCTCTTATGGCGATTATAACTCTAAATTAGTTGATGGGAAATATGTCACTTCCGTACCTATAATTAATGTAGAATCCACCGATGAGAAGAATGGGATTAATGGGGCAGACAATATTCGTCCAGGTAGAGGTTTAAAGAGCCTCAAAAAACCAGTCGAAAGGAAAAACTCCTTGATCGAACGACTGTCAAGGAGTAACTCTACAAATCCTACGGTTAAGAGAGATGAAAGTGCTAGTCGCAGTGGTTCAATGAATCGCCGTCCTGCTTCTACAGCAAATGTATTTGATAGACTGAATGGGAAATCTCCTTCCTCGTCTCTCCGAGGTTCCCGAAGATCCCTCGCAGCTCCTACGGGCGAATCTAAAAAGACAACCGGAAGTGCTCTTACTAAAATAAAAGACTTGACAAAGACTCTGCGTAAGAGTAGTCGTGAAGAAGTCATTGCTCCCAGAGACTCCAGAAATCTTTTCCATGAGAATTCATTGTCGAGAAGGCCtatgacaaatttaaataaattggacAGTCCAAGATCATCTAGAGGGAGCATCAATTCTAGTACAAGATCACTTAGTAAAGCAGAGCACCTAAAATCCTCTTCGACTAGTCATTTGCGATCAAGCTCTCCTAAGTTATTGAGGAAATCAATTGCAAATCTAG aaGGCAATCGATCCGCTTCCTCTGCTTCGTCAGCTATGAGAGGATCTCAATCTAATCTCAGGGATAATCATAACTCTTATTTATCTAAGAGGGCCAATAGCTCTAAAGAGAATCTTAGTCGTTCTAGCTCATCAGCATCTAATAG tatcAATGGTAGTGTATCACGCAACGGTTCCCTACGAACAGCCCCATCTAATCCCAACTTGGTGAACAACAGCAACAACAACACACTAACCCTTacttcaacaaataataataataataatagtagtagtagtagtagtagtagtagtaatgtTTTAAAAGTTGCAAACAGTCCATCTAAATCACGCCGCTCTACTCCGAGCTCAAATCTAAGTTTCATGAAGCCAACTGCTGCaagctcaaaaaaattaagtgccATTAATTTAGCATCCGACTCTCCGACAGGGACTCGAAAAATTATCGGAGGAGGCTCAAATAGAGTATTGCCGGGAACTCCCACGGCCTCCAGACCTAGTCGAAGATGA